In Gossypium arboreum isolate Shixiya-1 chromosome 6, ASM2569848v2, whole genome shotgun sequence, the following are encoded in one genomic region:
- the LOC108483993 gene encoding sugar transport protein 7 translates to MPAGGLVPTGVAKERAELYQGRVTLYVVIACIVAAVGGSIFGYDIGISGGVTSMDGFLREFFHSVYISKQHAHENNYCKYDNQGLAAFTSSLYFAGLVASLVASPITRKYGRRTSIICGGFSFLVGATVNAAAQNLAMLLFGRIMLGVGIGFGNQAVPLYLSEMAPTHLRGALNMMFQLATTLGIFTANMVNYGTQKLEPWGWRLSLGLAAIPATLMTVGGCLLPETPNSLIEMGSKERGRKVLERIRGTDKVDAEFEDMLDASELANSIKHPFRNILKKRNRPQLVMAICMPTFQILTGINSILFYAPVLFQSMGFGGNASLYSSAVTGAVLAGSTFISIAAVDRLGRRVLLISGGIQMIICQVIVAIILGVKFGDNQELSKGYSILVVVVICLFVLAFGWSWGPLGWTVPSEIFPLEIRSAGQSITVAVNLLFTFIIAQCFLAMLCHFKFGIFLFFASWITVMTVFVYFFLPETKGVPIEEIIFLWRKHWFWKRIIPEYPEVDDNHNV, encoded by the exons ATGCCTGCTGGGGGTTTAGTTCCAACTGGGGTGGCCAAGGAGAGAGCAGAGCTGTACCAAGGAAGGGTCACCTTGTATGTGGTTATTGCATGCATTGTTGCAGCTGTTGGAGGATCAATTTTTGGATATGACATTGGAATTTCAG GTGGAGTGACATCCATGGATGGATTTCTTCGCGAATTTTTCCATTCGGTGTACATAAGCAAGCAGCATGCCCATGAAAACAACTACTGCAAGTATGACAACCAAGGGCTCGCAGCATTCACCTCGTCGTTATACTTTGCCGGTCTAGTTGCATCCTTGGTGGCATCTCCTATAACCAGGAAGTATGGTCGTCGTACAAGTATAATTTGTGGGGGATTCAGCTTCCTTGTTGGAGCAACTGTCAATGCTGCAGCTCAAAATCTGGCAATGCTCCTCTTTGGTCGAATCATGCTCGGTGTTGGGATAGGATTCGGAAACCAG GCTGTTCCATTATATCTGTCAGAAATGGCACCAACTCATCTTCGAGGAGCCCTCAACATGATGTTTCAGTTAGCAACAACGCTTGGAATCTTTACAGCAAACATGGTAAATTATGGAACTCAAAAGCTTGAGCCATGGGGATGGAGGTTGTCTCTGGGCCTAGCAGCAATACCAGCAACGTTAATGACAGTGGGAGGGTGCCTTCTTCCTGAGACACCAAACAGTTTAATCGAAATGGGATCAAAAGAGCGAGGCCGAAAGGTTCTGGAAAGGATTAGAGGAACCGATAAAGTTGATGCTGAATTCGAAGACATGTTAGATGCCAGTGAGTTGGCAAATTCAATCAAGCATCCCTTCAGAAACATCCTTAAGAAAAGGAATAGGCCTCAACTAGTGATGGCAATCTGCATGCCAACATTCCAAATCCTAACAGGCATAAACTCCATCCTGTTTTATGCACCAGTGTTGTTCCAAAGCATGGGATTTGGAGGAAATGCTTCACTCTACTCATCAGCTGTCACAGGAGCAGTTCTTGCAGGATCTACATTCATTTCCATTGCGGCAGTCGATCGATTGGGTCGAAGAGTTTTACTTATCAGCGGCGGAATACAAATGATTATATGTCAG GTTATAGTTGCCATAATCTTGGGGGTGAAATTTGGGGACAACCAAGAACTATCAAAAGGGTACTCAATATTGGTTGTGGTAGTGATATGTCTGTTTGTTTTGGCATTTGGATGGTCATGGGGTCCATTAGGGTGGACTGTACCAAGTGAGATATTCCCACTGGAAATCAGGTCTGCAGGGCAGAGCATTACGGTTGCTGTAAATCTCCTCTTCACATTCATCATTGCTCAGTGTTTTCTAGCCATGCTTTGCCATTTCAAGTTCGGGATCTTCTTGTTCTTTGCATCGTGGATCACGGTAATGACCGTCTTCGTTTACTTTTTCTTACCGGAAACCAAGGGAGTTCCAATTGAAGAAATTATATTTCTGTGGAGAAAACATTGGTTCTGGAAGAGGATTATACCTGAATATCCCGAAGTTGATGACAATCACAATGTTTAG